From one Amia ocellicauda isolate fAmiCal2 chromosome 17, fAmiCal2.hap1, whole genome shotgun sequence genomic stretch:
- the LOC136712826 gene encoding retinol dehydrogenase 14 has product MYLVGTIAASLICFLILKWMKRRRYCMDLNRLDNKTVLITGGNSGIGKETAIALAMRGARVIIACRDLQKAEVAVREIRRKSRSMNVLHMELDLANLRSIRNFCKTFLQKEKRLDILINNAGMPSVLDWTDDGFSMCFGVNHLGHFLLTNLLLGRLKECSPSRVITLTSTAYKYQKLDFQDLNYNIVPFFSFCRSKLANIYFTHELSRLMEGKGVTAYAIHPGYVQSNWTCHFSILFRIVMKVIMYMFFVPCKVGAQTVIYCAVSDDVLPYSGGFFIDCQHTALRPFAKDAGVAKKLWEASERMVKLA; this is encoded by the exons ATGTATCTTGTGGGCACCATCGCGGCTTCATTAATTTGCTTTTTGATTTTAAAGTGGATGAAGAGGAGAAGGTACTGTATGGACTTGAACAGACTGGACAACAAAACAGTCCTCATTACAG GGGGGAATTCTGGGATTGGGAAAGAGACCGCGATTGCTCTGGCCATGCGAGGGGCTCGGGTGATCATCGCCTGCAGGGACCTCCAGAAAGCTGAGGTGGCTGTGAGGGAAATCAGAAGAAAGAGCCGCAGCATGAATGTGCTTCATATGGAGCTGGACTTGGCCAACCTGCGATCCATCCGCAACTTCTGCAAAACATTTCTTCAGAAAGAGAAGCGGCTggatatattaataaataatgcag GAATGCCAAGTGTCCTTGACTGGACAGACGACGGCTTTAGCATGTGTTTTGGGGTCAACCACCTGGGCCACTTCTTGCTCACGAATCTCCTGCTCGGCCGGTTGAAAGAGTGCTCCCCGAGCCGAGTCATCACCCTGACCTCCACGGCTTACAAGTACCAGAAGCTTGACTTCCAGGACTTGAACTATAACATTGTGCCTTTCTTCTCCTTTTGCCGCAGTAAGCTGGCAAATATCTACTTCACTCACGAATTGTCCAGACTGATGGAGGGGAAAGGAGTGACTGCCTATGCCATACATCCAG GGTATGTTCAAAGCAACTGGACTTGTCACTTCTCTATCCTGTTTCGGATAGTGATGAAGGTGATAATGTACATGTTCTTCGTGCCCTGCAAGGTTGGTGCGCAGACTGTCATCTACTGTGCCGTATCAGATGACGTGCTGCCGTACAGTGGGGGGTTCTTTATTGACTGCCAGCACACAGCCCTGAGGCCCTTTGCAAAGGACGCAGGAGTCGCTAAGAAGTTATGGGAAGCCAGTGAAAGGATGGTGAAACTGGCTTGA